The following DNA comes from Verrucomicrobiia bacterium.
ATCACCCCGATGATGTTCCCCTGCATGTCCCGCCGGGTGGTGGCGTTCAAGAGAACATCCCGCCGCTCCCGCCCTTTTGTATATAAGGGAAACTCGTAGTTCGCGGTTTCCACCCCCATCAAGGCCTGGTCCAAAACCCCTTTTACGGGAACCCTGTATTCCTCGGTGATAAATTCCTCCACCAGGTTTCGCCCCAACGTTTCATGCTTTTCGTATCCGGTAATCTCCACCGCCTTGCGGTTCCACTCGGTGACCCGCCCCTCCCGGTCGATGCCGAAGATGGGAGCGTTGGCGGTATCAATGAGGTTCGTCAATTCCTGCGCAATCCGGGCCGACTCGACCTCCGCTTTCTTCCGTTCGGTGATGTCCTGGCCGACGCCGATCACCCCGATGATGTTCCCCTGCATGTCCCGCCGGGTGGTGGCATTCAGCAAAACCTCCCGACGCTCCCGCTCTTTGGTATAGAGAGGAAACTCATAGTTGGCCGTCTCGTGCCCTTTCAAAGCCTTATCCAAAACCTCCTTCACGGAGGCCTTGTATTCCTTAGTGATGAACTCTTCCACCAAGTTGCGGCCCAAAGTCTCGTGCTTTTCGTAGCCGGTAATCTCCACCGCTTTGCGGTTCCATTCGGTCACCCGCCCTTTCCTGTCGATACCGAAAATGGGGGCGTTGGCCGTATCAATCAGGTTGGTCAATTCCTGGGCAGTGCGGGATGACTCCACTTCCGATTTGCGACGCTCGCCGGCTTCCAAGAAAACTACATGGATGGCGGACCGGCCTTCAAAGGTGGTCGGCATCGTCGCCACCTCCACGTCAATCACCTTTCCATCCAGGCGCACGAATTTTTCCTGGATCAGAGGAGATTTCTCTCCTTCCTCCAACACCCGGCGCCGACGCTCCTTGACAATGGCGTGAAAATCAGGGTGGATTAAGGCGAGGGGGTGTTTCCCAAACAATTGTTCCGGACGTTCCGCCCCGAGTGTCTGAGCCGCGGCTTGATTGGCGTACACCATCCGCTCTTCCGAGTTGATAACAAACATCGGCGCCGGGGACGAGTCCGAAAGCGAACGGGCTGGGTTTTCCATTGCCCGAACTGCTTCTTCCGATTGCTTAAAAGGGACGCCGCGGACACGAGATTGGAGAGTTTTTAGTATGTTTTTGAATTTTTTACCATTAGTCATGAAAATACCCGCCTTTCAAAATAAGCATCCCATTCTTTATAAGATTCGGCCATCCTTTCGTCACACAAATTGCAGAAGTTATTAATGCAAGTCCTTTGCCGAAAAACTGCCCTAACCGGTTGAAACCCAAAGCCCGGGTCTCAATGCGGGCAAAATTTTTAAAAAAACAGATTGAACAAATTAAGGGATGCTTGTGAAGCTTGTCACTTGAACAAGAAAACCCAGCCTCCTTTCCCCCTTGAGCCGCTTGAATAAAAAAGTAGTGTTGGCATATACATTTAGGGAATAGCTATGCTCTGAATAGGTCTTTATAAGGCTCATAGCGGAACAGGGCAAATTATAGCCAAACACCAACATTGCTAGAATGAAACATTGAGCTTTATCACTTTTATGCATATTGCTGCGCTTTTTTGACAACCGGCGATGATTTAACATATCACATTATTGCAAGATATTGCATTTTTTCACCATAACGAATAATTAAGGCCTTCCGTATAGTAGGGGCTTCACCCCTTTTGTAACCTGCGGTTTTTTCCTGTGAAACTGAAGACTTGGCAGCTGGCCCTGTCAAAATGGACATTGACAGAAAAAAAGCTCTTGGCACCTTTGTTGCTAGATACCTCCCCCAGCACTTGGTGGCCAGCAGTAGTTCAAAGAAAAAAGGGTGGGCGTTATGTGAAGGTGTAGCTCTGTTTTTTCCTTTTTTCGGCTCAAGGAAAAAACGGAAGAGAAGCGTTAATGAAAGCAAGAGGAGGTGATTCAAATTCTACTTACCCAAGGCGGATAAGTTTTGGCCGACGGGCGTTCCGAAAAGGCCAAAGTTTAATTGCTTTTAAGTGCCACCATTTATTGGAAGAAGAGGAGGTGCCAAATGCGTAATCGATGTACGGTATACGCATTGATTTTCGCCGTAATGATTCTCTTCCTCTTCGTCGGCCCGCTGTGGGCTGACGAAGGGGGTTCCAATACGGCCCCAAGCACCGGAGGGATAACTTGTCCCTCCAATGTTGTGCAGAATTGCGCCCCAAACAGTTGTGGCGCGATTGCCAGTTTCACGGTGCCCTCCATCAGTTTGCCCTGCGGTTTGGGAACGGTTATATGCGTTCCACCGCCCGGGACACTCTGTGGAGTGGGAATAACGCCAGTCACCTGCACGGCAAACACGGCTTTATGCGGAATACAGACCTGCAGTTTCACCATCACGGTTAACGATATTTTTCCACCCCTGCTCGTCTGTCCGCCGAATCAGACCGCAAATGCAAGCCCTGGGCGCTGTGATGCGGTCGTTTCATATCCGGCACCCACGGCTACCGACAACTGTCCAAAAACCACGGTCAGTTGCACCCCTCCTTCCGGTTCTACTTTCCCGGTGGGGGTGTCGACGGTCACCTGCACGGCCACGGATTCTTCCGGAAATAAATCGACCTGCAGTTTTACCGTGACGGTGAAGGATAATCAGCCGCCGCAATTGGTCTGTCCGCCCAATCAGAATGTGAATTGCACACCGGCACAGTGCGCGGCGGTGGTTTCTTATACGACCCCCAGCGCATCGGATAACTGTCCGGGGGCTACGGTCGTTTGCGTTCCTCCTTCCGGCTCCGCTTTTCCGGTGGGAACCACGACGGTCCGGTGCACGGCTACGGACAAATCCCTAAACACGACTGCCTGTAGCTTTACGATAACGGTGCGCGACAATCTGCCGCCGGTACTCAGTTGCCCGCCAAATCTTACTTTGCCGGCGGGCAAGGACAGCTGCGGAGCGATTGCCAACTTTTCCATTCCAGTCGCCACGGACAACTGCCCGGACGTTACGGTTACCTGCGTCCCGCCGCCCGGCTCTTTCTGCGGAATAGGGACCAAACCGGTCATCTGTATTGCCAAAGATCTGGCCGGCAATGCGGACACCTGCAGTTTTACCGTAACAGTCATAGACACCCTGCCGCCGGTGATTGTCTGTCCACCGAATCAAACGGTGAATGCCAGCGGCAATTGCGCAGCGGTGGTGACCTATCCGCCTCCAACCGTAATTGAGAACTGCCCGCCGGCCACGGTCAGCTGCTCGCCTCCTTCCGGTTCCACCTTCCAAGCGGGTACCACAACGGTGGTCTGTATTGCGGCCGACAACGGCGGAAGGAAGGACACCTGCAGCTTTACCGTGACGGTCAAGGATACCCAACCGCCAACAATTGCCTGTCCGCCGAATCAAACGGCCAACGCAGGACCCGGCTGTGAGGCGATAGTTTCGTATCCGGCACCGACCGTTTCGGACAACTGCCCGAATCCCACGGTCAGTTGCAATCCTCCATCCGGCTCTTCGTTCCCGATTGGGACGAAAACAGTCGTCTGCATAGCGACGGACAAATCGGGCAACAAGGATACCTGCAGCTTTACGGTGACAGTGCGGGACAACCAGCCCCCCACGGTGGTTTGTCCGCCCAACATTATCCTGTCGGCCGGCAAAGACAGTTGCGGAGCAATCGCCATTTATACGACCCCCGTCGCCGTTGACAACTGTCCCGGCGCCTCGGTTCTATGCGTTCCTCCTTCCGGAACTTTCTGCGGAATAGGAGCCAAGCCGGTGGTTTGCATTGCGACCGACGCTTCCGGCAATAAGGACACCTGCAGTTTTACCATTACAGTTAAAGATCTTCTACCGCCCGTATTGGTCTGCCCGCCGAATCAAACGGCGAACGCCAGCCAAGGCCAATGCGCGGCGGTAGTATCCTATCCACCTCCAACCGTGATTGAAAACTGCCCGCCAGCCTCGGTCAACTGCACACCCCCTTCCGGCTCCAGTTTTCCGGTGGGGAATTCGACCGTGGTTTGCATTGCCACGGATAACGCGGGTAACAAGGACACCTGCAGCTTCACGGTGATAGTCAAGGACAATCAGTCACCGATAGTCAGTTGTCCCCCCAATCAAACAACCAACGCCGGAGGCGGCCAGTGCGCCGCGACGGTGCAGTATCCTCTGGCCACCCTTTCGGATAACTGCCCAGGCGGGACGGTTAGCTGTGTCCCGCCCTCCGGCTCATCTTTCCCCGTCGGCACAACGACGGTGGTCTGCATCGGCACGGACGTGTCCGGGAACAAGGACACCTGCAGCTTCACGGTGACCGTGCGGGACAACCAGCCGCCGAGCATCGCCTGTCCGCCGAATCAAACAGTGGGTGCCGGGGCCAACTGCGAAGCCGTGGTCTCATATCCTTCACCCACGGTTTCGGACAACTGTCCGGGGGCAACGGTGAACTGCGCCCCGTCTTCCGGTTCCACATTCCAAGTGGGGACCTCGACGGTCGTCTGCATTGCCACCGATAAAGCGGGCAACAAGGACACCTGCAGTTTCACGGTGACCGTGCGGGATAACCAGCCGCCGCAGATCGCCTGCCCGCCTAATCAAACGGCGAACGCCAACGGCCAGTGCGTGGCGGTGGTTTCGTATCCGCCGCCCACGGCTTCGGACAATTGCCCGGGCTCGGTCACGGTTAATTGCACGCCCCCGTCCGGTTCCAGTTTCCCGGTGGGGAATACGACGGTTCTTTGTATAGCCGCGGATGCTTCCGGCAACAAGGACACCTGCAGCTTCACCATTACCGTGCGTGACAACCAGCCACCGAGCATCGTCTGCCCGCCGAATCAAACGGTAAACGCCGGCGCCAACTGCGTGGCGGTAGTTACCTATCCCGGCCCCACGGTTTCGGACAACTGCCCGGATGTTACATTCAATTGTATTCCTCCTTCCGGTTCTCCATTTCCGGTTGGAACGAACACGGTGGTTTGCATAGCCGTGGATAAATCGGGGAACAAGGACACCTGCAGCTTTACGGTGACTGTGCGGGATAACCAACCGCCGACTGTGATTTGTCCGCCCAATCTGACGTTGGTGGCAATCAAGGATAGCTGCGGGGCGATTCTAACCTATACCATCCCGGGCGCTATCGACAACTGTCCGGGCTCGACCGTAGTCACCTGCGTGCCGCCTCCCGGAACTTTCTGCGGCATAGGAACCAAGCCGGTTATCTGTATTGCCAAGGATTTGGCCGGCAATGCCGATACCTGCAGCTTCACAGTGACTGTGAAGGATATCGTACCGCCGGTGGTGATTTGCCCGCCCAATCAAGCGGTGAATGCCAACGGCCAGTGCGCCGCGGTGGTTACCTATCCGCCTCCCACGGTGATAGAAAACTGCCCGCCGGCCACGGTGAGTTGCACGCCGCCATCCGGTTCCACGTTTCAAGTGGGAATCTCGACGGTGGTCTGCATCGCCACGGATAACGCAGGAAACAAGGATACCTGCAGTTTTACCGTGACGGTTCGGGATAACCAGCCGCCGCAGATTGTCTGCCCGCCCAATCAAACGGTGAGCGCGGAAGCCAACTGCCTGACCGTGGTGACGTATCCACCCCCCACGGTTTCGGACAACTGCCCGGAGGTTATGTTCAATTGCGTTCCCGCCTCTGGTTCCACCTTCCCAACGGGAACCACGACGGTGGTCTGCATAGCAGTCGACAAGTCGGGCAACAAGGACACCTGCAGCTTTACGGTCACTGTCAACGATAACCAGCCGCCGCAGATTGTCTGTCCGCCGAATATTGTTTTGCCGGCGATCAAGGATAGCTGCGGAGCGATTGCGGTTTACACACCGCCGGTCGCCGTGGATAACTGCCCGGCTTCGGTGGAAGTTGACTGCATTCCGCCTCCCGGCTCTTTCTGCGGGATAGGAATAACCACGGTGAAATGTATCGCCAAGGATAAGTCCGGCAATGCTGACACCTGCCAGTTCACCATAACCGTGCAGGATCTCCTGCCGCCCGTGGTGGTCTGCCCGTCCGGCGTCACCTTGCAGGTCGGGAGCGACTGCGGAGCGATCGCCATTTACACCCCCCCCGTCGCAATCGATAACTGCGGGCCGGTTACTGTGGAGTGTACCCCTCCCTCCGGCTCGTTTTGCGGCGTGGGGGTGACTGTAGTCACCTGCACGGCAACCGACAAACATGGCAACAAAACGACCTGCGGGTTCAACATAACGGTTGAGGATGTTACGCCGCCGGTGGTCGTCTGCCCCTCTGGTATTACCGTGCATACAAGCAATAGCGCAGGAGCCATTTGCGTGTACACGCCGCCTGTTGCCACGGACAATTGCCCGCCGGCCACGGTGGAATGCAGCCCTCCATCGGGTACTTTCTGCGGCATCGGAATAACCCTGGTGACCTGCACGGCTACGGACAAGCACGGCAATAAGTCTACCTGCGGGTTTGCCATAACCGTCGTGCTGAACGGCGGCGCGCCGCCCTCACCCGTTATCGACTCGGTCACCCCCAACGCCGGAAAGGTAGATGTGTGCTGGAGCGCAGTTCCGGATAAAGACCTGAAGGAATATCGGGTCTATCGGGATACGACCGATAATTTCGGCACATCGAAACTGATCGGGCATACAGCAGCCACCCAATACAAGGATT
Coding sequences within:
- a CDS encoding PAS domain-containing protein, which encodes MENPARSLSDSSPAPMFVINSEERMVYANQAAAQTLGAERPEQLFGKHPLALIHPDFHAIVKERRRRVLEEGEKSPLIQEKFVRLDGKVIDVEVATMPTTFEGRSAIHVVFLEAGERRKSEVESSRTAQELTNLIDTANAPIFGIDRKGRVTEWNRKAVEITGYEKHETLGRNLVEEFITKEYKASVKEVLDKALKGHETANYEFPLYTKERERREVLLNATTRRDMQGNIIGVIGVGQDITERKKAEVESARIAQELTNLIDTANAPIFGIDREGRVTEWNRKAVEITGYEKHETLGRNLVEEFITEEYRVPVKGVLDQALMGVETANYEFPLYTKGRERRDVLLNATTRRDMQGNIIGV
- a CDS encoding HYR domain-containing protein — its product is MGITPVTCTANTALCGIQTCSFTITVNDIFPPLLVCPPNQTANASPGRCDAVVSYPAPTATDNCPKTTVSCTPPSGSTFPVGVSTVTCTATDSSGNKSTCSFTVTVKDNQPPQLVCPPNQNVNCTPAQCAAVVSYTTPSASDNCPGATVVCVPPSGSAFPVGTTTVRCTATDKSLNTTACSFTITVRDNLPPVLSCPPNLTLPAGKDSCGAIANFSIPVATDNCPDVTVTCVPPPGSFCGIGTKPVICIAKDLAGNADTCSFTVTVIDTLPPVIVCPPNQTVNASGNCAAVVTYPPPTVIENCPPATVSCSPPSGSTFQAGTTTVVCIAADNGGRKDTCSFTVTVKDTQPPTIACPPNQTANAGPGCEAIVSYPAPTVSDNCPNPTVSCNPPSGSSFPIGTKTVVCIATDKSGNKDTCSFTVTVRDNQPPTVVCPPNIILSAGKDSCGAIAIYTTPVAVDNCPGASVLCVPPSGTFCGIGAKPVVCIATDASGNKDTCSFTITVKDLLPPVLVCPPNQTANASQGQCAAVVSYPPPTVIENCPPASVNCTPPSGSSFPVGNSTVVCIATDNAGNKDTCSFTVIVKDNQSPIVSCPPNQTTNAGGGQCAATVQYPLATLSDNCPGGTVSCVPPSGSSFPVGTTTVVCIGTDVSGNKDTCSFTVTVRDNQPPSIACPPNQTVGAGANCEAVVSYPSPTVSDNCPGATVNCAPSSGSTFQVGTSTVVCIATDKAGNKDTCSFTVTVRDNQPPQIACPPNQTANANGQCVAVVSYPPPTASDNCPGSVTVNCTPPSGSSFPVGNTTVLCIAADASGNKDTCSFTITVRDNQPPSIVCPPNQTVNAGANCVAVVTYPGPTVSDNCPDVTFNCIPPSGSPFPVGTNTVVCIAVDKSGNKDTCSFTVTVRDNQPPTVICPPNLTLVAIKDSCGAILTYTIPGAIDNCPGSTVVTCVPPPGTFCGIGTKPVICIAKDLAGNADTCSFTVTVKDIVPPVVICPPNQAVNANGQCAAVVTYPPPTVIENCPPATVSCTPPSGSTFQVGISTVVCIATDNAGNKDTCSFTVTVRDNQPPQIVCPPNQTVSAEANCLTVVTYPPPTVSDNCPEVMFNCVPASGSTFPTGTTTVVCIAVDKSGNKDTCSFTVTVNDNQPPQIVCPPNIVLPAIKDSCGAIAVYTPPVAVDNCPASVEVDCIPPPGSFCGIGITTVKCIAKDKSGNADTCQFTITVQDLLPPVVVCPSGVTLQVGSDCGAIAIYTPPVAIDNCGPVTVECTPPSGSFCGVGVTVVTCTATDKHGNKTTCGFNITVEDVTPPVVVCPSGITVHTSNSAGAICVYTPPVATDNCPPATVECSPPSGTFCGIGITLVTCTATDKHGNKSTCGFAITVVLNGGAPPSPVIDSVTPNAGKVDVCWSAVPDKDLKEYRVYRDTTDNFGTSKLIGHTAATQYKDSTPNVGKRLYYRLTAVDSAGNESQPSEAASTFFGKKGDLNFDGQLTPMDLVILMDCLHNGTGDCSLEIGDVNCDGELFPSDLILLLRAVFDGESLPC